One Luoshenia tenuis DNA window includes the following coding sequences:
- a CDS encoding peptidylprolyl isomerase, which yields MAKNPIVTFEMEDGGRIEAELYPEVAPNTVNNFISLVKKGFYDGLIFHRVIPGFMIQGGCPDGTGMGGPGYSIKGEFKLGGVENDLKHTRGVLSMARAMMPDSAGSQFFIMVADAPHLDGQYAAFGKVTKGIEQADKIVNQPRDMRDRPHEDQRIRKATVELFGESYPEPEKVGE from the coding sequence ATGGCAAAAAATCCTATTGTGACCTTTGAGATGGAGGATGGCGGCCGTATCGAGGCGGAGTTGTACCCCGAGGTCGCGCCCAACACGGTCAATAACTTTATTTCATTGGTGAAAAAGGGCTTTTACGACGGATTGATCTTCCACCGCGTGATCCCCGGTTTCATGATCCAGGGCGGCTGCCCGGATGGCACCGGCATGGGCGGACCGGGCTACAGCATCAAGGGCGAGTTCAAACTGGGCGGCGTGGAGAACGATTTGAAGCACACCCGCGGCGTGCTCTCCATGGCCCGCGCCATGATGCCGGACTCTGCCGGCTCCCAGTTCTTCATCATGGTGGCAGATGCGCCCCATCTGGATGGGCAATACGCGGCCTTTGGCAAGGTGACCAAGGGCATAGAGCAGGCCGATAAGATCGTCAACCAGCCCCGGGATATGCGCGACCGGCCCCATGAGGACCAGCGCATCCGTAAAGCTACGGTAGAGCTTTTTGGCGAAAGCTATCCGGAGCCGGAAAAGGTCGGAGAATAG
- a CDS encoding glucuronate isomerase: MAVLQSKEAICKRVDEAVKNVWVTDVHTHLYPPSFGDILLWNVDELLTYHYLVAETFRYIDMDYDAFWALSKREQADLIFKTLFIDHSPISESCRGVLTVLQKLGLDPASRDLAAWREYFDQLTVEDYTDKVFELGRIKRVVMTNDPFDDLERPHWEKPQTDARFLAALRIDQLLLHYPENWEKIKGWGYDVDAELSIKAVIEVQRFLRDWAVRMQAQYMAASLPPAFKVPDNTLCARLVEQAVLPVCREMNIPFAMMIGVKKLSNPDLQLAGDSEGKGDIDTVEYLCRTYPHNKFLCTMLARENQHELAVAARKFRNLLVFGCWWFLNNPSLIEEMTRMRIELLGLSVVPQHSDARVLDQLIYKWTHSRRIIAKVLRDKYCDLYDTGWRVTDEEIDRDVDKLFGGAFDDFLALQL; the protein is encoded by the coding sequence ATGGCTGTATTACAAAGTAAAGAGGCGATTTGCAAACGGGTGGATGAGGCTGTGAAAAATGTTTGGGTGACCGATGTACATACCCACCTTTACCCGCCGTCCTTTGGGGACATCCTGCTGTGGAACGTGGATGAACTGCTGACTTATCATTATTTGGTGGCGGAGACCTTCCGCTATATCGACATGGATTATGACGCTTTTTGGGCGCTGAGCAAGCGCGAGCAGGCGGACCTGATCTTTAAGACGCTATTTATCGACCATTCTCCCATCAGCGAGAGCTGCCGCGGGGTGCTCACAGTGCTGCAAAAGCTGGGGCTGGACCCGGCAAGCCGCGACCTTGCCGCCTGGCGGGAGTATTTTGATCAGCTGACCGTTGAAGACTATACGGATAAGGTGTTTGAACTGGGCCGCATCAAACGGGTGGTAATGACCAATGATCCCTTTGACGACCTGGAGCGCCCCCACTGGGAAAAGCCGCAGACGGACGCGCGCTTTTTAGCCGCGCTGCGCATCGATCAACTGCTGCTGCACTACCCTGAAAACTGGGAGAAGATCAAGGGCTGGGGCTATGATGTGGATGCGGAACTCTCTATTAAGGCCGTGATCGAGGTGCAGCGCTTCCTTCGGGATTGGGCGGTGCGCATGCAGGCCCAGTACATGGCTGCCAGCCTGCCGCCGGCCTTTAAGGTGCCGGATAACACCCTTTGCGCCCGGCTGGTGGAGCAGGCGGTGCTGCCGGTCTGCCGGGAGATGAACATCCCCTTTGCGATGATGATCGGCGTGAAGAAACTGAGCAACCCCGACTTGCAGTTGGCCGGCGATTCTGAGGGCAAGGGCGATATCGATACGGTGGAGTATCTGTGCCGGACCTATCCCCACAACAAATTCCTTTGCACCATGCTGGCAAGGGAGAACCAGCACGAGCTGGCCGTTGCCGCCCGTAAATTCCGCAACCTTCTGGTCTTTGGCTGTTGGTGGTTCCTAAACAACCCCAGCCTTATCGAGGAGATGACCCGTATGCGCATTGAGCTGCTGGGCCTGAGCGTCGTGCCCCAGCACAGCGATGCGCGGGTGCTGGATCAGCTGATCTACAAATGGACCCACTCGCGCCGGATCATCGCCAAGGTGCTGCGGGATAAGTATTGCGACCTGTACGACACCGGCTGGCGCGTGACGGATGAGGAGATCGACCGGGATGTGGATAAGCTCTTCGGCGGCGCGTTTGACGATTTCCTGGCCTTGCAGCTATAA
- a CDS encoding UxaA family hydrolase — translation MQDFIRIHPQDNVAVALQAQQAGQSFMGVTALQGIPAGHKMALKPIAAGEKIIKYASPIGVATADIPAGAWVHTHNVKTLLDGTLEYSYQPQPSAFHHQDTGRTFMGYRRADGRVGIRNEIWIITTVGCVNTSAARLAEKARQRIAGTSIEGVYTFPHPYGCSQMGEDLKLTQKLLAALCRHPNCAGVLVMSLGCENNHLGVFKEVLGPVDESRVKFLIAQEVEDEVEAGLELIDEMIASAREDRREPIPVSELCVGLKCGGSDGFSGITGNPLLGDFSDRLCAAGGTTVMTEVPEMFGAETLLMNRAKDEATFHKVVDLINGFKEYFIRHGQVVYENPSPGNKEGGITTLEDKSLGCTQKGGSSPVVDVLGLGEHAREHGLNLLDGPGNDLVAVTMLTCAHAHLILFTTGRGTPFGAPAPTVKVATNSAMAARKKGWIDFDAGLLLDGHSMDEVGAAFFDYIIALASGETETRAERNGYREIALFKGGVTV, via the coding sequence ATGCAAGATTTTATCCGCATCCACCCGCAGGATAACGTGGCGGTGGCCCTGCAAGCACAGCAGGCAGGGCAGAGTTTTATGGGGGTGACGGCGCTGCAGGGCATCCCTGCCGGGCATAAGATGGCGCTTAAACCCATCGCCGCGGGGGAAAAGATCATCAAATACGCCAGCCCCATCGGCGTAGCCACGGCAGATATTCCCGCCGGCGCGTGGGTGCATACCCATAACGTGAAAACACTGTTGGACGGGACGCTGGAATACAGCTATCAGCCGCAGCCTTCAGCCTTTCACCATCAGGATACCGGACGCACCTTTATGGGATATCGGCGGGCGGATGGGCGTGTAGGCATCCGCAACGAGATCTGGATCATCACGACGGTGGGCTGCGTCAACACCTCGGCCGCGCGCCTGGCAGAAAAGGCGCGCCAGCGCATAGCCGGCACCAGCATCGAGGGCGTCTATACCTTCCCGCATCCCTATGGCTGCTCTCAGATGGGGGAAGACCTGAAGCTTACCCAAAAGCTGCTGGCGGCATTGTGCCGCCATCCCAACTGCGCGGGCGTATTGGTGATGAGCCTGGGGTGTGAGAATAACCACCTGGGCGTGTTTAAAGAGGTGCTGGGGCCGGTGGATGAGAGCCGGGTCAAGTTCCTCATCGCCCAAGAGGTTGAGGACGAAGTGGAAGCGGGCCTGGAGCTGATCGATGAGATGATCGCATCCGCCCGGGAGGACCGGCGCGAGCCCATCCCGGTCAGCGAGCTGTGCGTAGGCCTTAAGTGCGGCGGTTCCGATGGGTTTTCGGGCATTACCGGCAACCCCTTATTAGGAGATTTTTCGGACCGGCTGTGCGCCGCGGGCGGCACTACGGTGATGACCGAGGTGCCCGAGATGTTCGGCGCGGAGACCCTGCTGATGAACCGGGCCAAGGATGAGGCGACCTTCCATAAGGTCGTGGATCTGATCAACGGCTTTAAAGAATACTTTATCCGCCACGGCCAAGTGGTGTACGAGAATCCCTCGCCAGGCAATAAGGAGGGAGGGATCACCACCCTGGAGGATAAATCGCTGGGCTGCACGCAAAAGGGCGGATCTTCCCCTGTGGTAGACGTGCTGGGCTTGGGCGAGCACGCCCGGGAGCACGGCCTCAATCTGCTGGACGGCCCGGGGAACGACCTGGTAGCCGTCACCATGCTGACCTGCGCCCACGCGCACCTGATCCTGTTTACCACCGGCCGGGGTACCCCCTTTGGCGCGCCGGCGCCCACGGTCAAAGTGGCCACTAATTCGGCCATGGCCGCCCGAAAGAAGGGGTGGATCGACTTTGACGCCGGACTTCTGCTGGATGGGCATAGCATGGATGAAGTGGGCGCGGCCTTTTTTGACTATATTATCGCCCTGGCCAGCGGGGAGACAGAAACCCGCGCCGAGCGCAACGGTTACCGGGAGATCGCCCTGTTTAAAGGCGGGGTCACGGTATAA
- a CDS encoding tagaturonate reductase, with translation MALLTRAYLKEHTPQGIAVGSLKQYPEKVLQIGEGNFMRGFVDWMIDGLNRQGLFNGSILVVHPTPRGHAAQLDAQDGLYSLILRSRIDGQVRDDRQIVTAIDRALDPYQQYEAFLASARQKEMRFIFSNTTEAGIAYVAQARPDACPESFPAKLAIWLYERYRAFGGAQDKGMVVIPCELIEQNGQKLRQIILRHAKDWGLESGFESWITSACTFLDTLVDRIVTGYPAAEAESLQAAWGYEDRMIDTGEIFHFFAIQGDASWDEELPLVKGGYNVVWARDIAPYRDRKVRLLNGAHTMSVLAAYLGGLDIVGEMVADGDFGAFLRSGLYQEIIPGVALPLEEKQAFADAVLERFSNPFMKHKLLDISLNSVSKFKVRNLPSIKAALERGETPRRLLLALAALFAFYRPARQADGAFFGRRAGGDEYPIRDDQEILQAFAEAWAAYDANADAAALVRALCARADFWGEDLTRLPGLTAGVTEQLQTILDKGTRAACAALK, from the coding sequence ATGGCACTACTTACGCGCGCGTACTTAAAAGAGCATACCCCGCAGGGCATCGCGGTAGGGTCGCTGAAACAATACCCGGAGAAGGTGCTGCAGATCGGCGAGGGCAACTTTATGCGCGGTTTTGTGGATTGGATGATCGACGGGCTGAACCGGCAGGGCCTTTTTAACGGCAGCATTCTGGTGGTGCATCCTACGCCCCGGGGCCACGCAGCGCAGCTGGACGCCCAGGATGGATTGTATTCACTGATCCTGCGCTCGCGCATCGATGGCCAGGTGCGGGACGACCGCCAGATCGTGACCGCTATCGACCGGGCGCTGGACCCATATCAGCAGTATGAAGCGTTTTTGGCCAGCGCGCGCCAGAAAGAGATGCGCTTTATCTTTTCCAACACCACGGAGGCCGGCATTGCCTACGTGGCGCAGGCCAGGCCGGATGCCTGCCCGGAGAGCTTCCCGGCCAAGCTGGCTATCTGGCTGTATGAGCGCTACCGGGCTTTTGGCGGCGCACAGGATAAGGGAATGGTGGTCATCCCTTGCGAACTGATCGAGCAAAACGGGCAGAAGCTGCGGCAGATCATCCTGCGCCATGCCAAGGATTGGGGGCTGGAATCTGGGTTTGAAAGCTGGATCACATCTGCCTGCACGTTTTTGGATACTTTGGTAGACCGCATCGTCACCGGTTACCCGGCCGCCGAGGCAGAGAGCCTGCAGGCCGCCTGGGGCTATGAGGACCGCATGATCGATACCGGCGAGATCTTCCACTTTTTCGCCATCCAGGGGGACGCAAGCTGGGACGAGGAGCTGCCGCTGGTCAAAGGCGGTTATAACGTGGTGTGGGCCCGGGATATCGCGCCCTATCGGGACAGGAAGGTGCGCCTGTTAAACGGCGCGCATACCATGAGCGTGCTGGCCGCCTACCTGGGCGGGCTGGATATCGTGGGCGAGATGGTGGCCGACGGGGACTTTGGCGCTTTCCTGCGCAGCGGCCTTTATCAGGAGATCATCCCGGGGGTCGCGCTGCCGCTGGAGGAAAAACAGGCCTTTGCGGACGCGGTGCTGGAGCGCTTCTCCAACCCCTTTATGAAGCATAAGCTGCTGGATATTTCCTTAAACTCGGTATCCAAGTTTAAGGTGCGCAATCTCCCCTCTATCAAGGCGGCGCTGGAGCGGGGGGAGACGCCCCGCCGGCTCTTGCTGGCGCTGGCCGCGCTTTTTGCCTTCTACCGGCCGGCCAGGCAGGCGGATGGCGCGTTCTTTGGCCGCCGCGCAGGAGGGGATGAGTATCCCATCAGGGACGATCAGGAGATATTGCAGGCTTTTGCCGAAGCCTGGGCGGCGTATGACGCCAATGCTGACGCGGCCGCACTGGTCCGCGCGCTGTGCGCCCGTGCGGATTTCTGGGGCGAGGATCTGACGCGTCTGCCCGGTTTGACGGCGGGCGTGACCGAGCAGCTGCAGACCATACTCGATAAGGGTACGCGCGCGGCCTGCGCGGCGCTGAAATAG
- a CDS encoding peptidoglycan-binding domain-containing protein has protein sequence MRKNAVKWWISLALLLCLGVINVFPCGAVAAPETQQEIFNNGSQGDGVLNLQMRLRDLGYYNYKITGYYGLLTVDAVCAFQDANGLTVDGSVGPETAAFLYSNAAKRRPPCSVAPKAPKLTPAQAAEAAAAAVQTGEKWDWFTQVERAFPRGGSALVKDVWTGITYTMVRVGGSNHADVEPATQEDCQRLKASYGGVWAWNRRPVLVKIGDTWVAGSTNGMPHGYETVPDNGMTGQVCIHFLNSKTHIRNMKDSDHQAMVRVAAGE, from the coding sequence GTGCGCAAAAATGCTGTAAAATGGTGGATCAGCCTGGCGCTGCTTTTATGCCTGGGTGTGATAAATGTCTTTCCGTGCGGTGCCGTGGCCGCGCCGGAAACGCAGCAGGAGATCTTTAATAACGGCAGCCAGGGGGACGGCGTTTTGAACCTGCAAATGCGCCTGCGGGATCTGGGCTATTATAATTACAAAATCACGGGCTATTACGGCCTGCTTACAGTGGATGCGGTATGCGCCTTTCAAGACGCCAACGGCCTGACGGTGGATGGCTCCGTGGGCCCCGAGACCGCGGCCTTTCTCTACAGCAATGCCGCTAAACGCAGACCGCCTTGTTCCGTCGCCCCCAAAGCGCCGAAGTTGACGCCCGCGCAGGCTGCCGAGGCTGCTGCCGCCGCGGTGCAGACCGGCGAAAAGTGGGATTGGTTTACCCAGGTAGAGAGGGCCTTCCCCCGAGGAGGCAGCGCCCTGGTTAAAGACGTGTGGACTGGCATTACCTACACCATGGTGCGGGTGGGCGGCAGCAACCATGCCGATGTGGAGCCCGCTACCCAGGAGGATTGCCAGCGTTTGAAGGCCAGCTACGGCGGCGTTTGGGCCTGGAACCGGCGGCCAGTATTGGTCAAAATCGGAGATACCTGGGTGGCCGGCTCTACCAACGGCATGCCCCATGGGTATGAAACCGTGCCCGATAATGGGATGACCGGGCAGGTGTGCATTCACTTTTTAAACAGTAAGACCCATATCCGCAATATGAAGGATTCAGACCATCAGGCCATGGTACGGGTGGCGGCGGGAGAGTGA
- a CDS encoding MATE family efflux transporter, translating to MKTPLLGNRTFYDGVLRIGLPVALQNLLISSAGIVDTLMISTQGETAVAAVGLCAQFMSLLFSAYFGFCHGGVIFVAQYWGANNKQGICRTYGLMISCMMFFGLLFGALAVLAPQAIMQVYTDKAPIQQAGALYLSIVGFNYPLQVLAYGMSALLRATERVRIPLYASIAALLTNTALNWVLIYGQLGFPALGIAGAAIATLISGVVNLGFIVVACLWDRNPYLFRFSEHFRWNKAFLKQFFAKSSFIVGNEAAMGVGNMILNAIIGRQPAAALAALAVFRVVEGLVFAFFRGFTSAAAVMVGKQVGSGNHLQGYTDAKRFVLLCPAVTLLVCLLIQPFRAGLLGLFSLSGEALYYGMNILAIYTVFATLRSCNWISNDCFRAGGDSSFGTILEIVCLYCFTLPALGLGAALHLPFLAMYCLMYLDDVVRFGVVLWRVNSGRWLKPVTDEGRAALPDFRALLVAHGHRLRKRGIK from the coding sequence ATGAAGACCCCTTTGCTCGGGAACCGGACTTTTTACGATGGCGTGCTGCGCATCGGCCTGCCGGTGGCACTGCAAAATCTGCTGATCTCTTCGGCCGGCATCGTAGACACGCTGATGATCAGCACCCAGGGGGAGACTGCGGTGGCCGCCGTGGGGCTGTGCGCACAGTTCATGTCCCTGTTGTTCAGCGCTTATTTTGGGTTCTGCCACGGCGGCGTGATCTTTGTGGCCCAATATTGGGGCGCCAACAACAAACAGGGTATCTGCCGGACTTATGGCCTGATGATCAGCTGTATGATGTTTTTCGGTCTGCTCTTTGGCGCGCTGGCGGTGCTGGCGCCCCAGGCCATCATGCAGGTCTATACGGATAAAGCGCCCATACAGCAGGCCGGCGCCCTGTACCTGAGCATCGTCGGCTTCAACTATCCCCTTCAGGTGCTGGCCTATGGGATGAGCGCCCTGCTGCGCGCTACCGAGCGGGTACGCATCCCCCTTTACGCTTCTATCGCCGCACTTTTGACCAATACCGCGCTCAACTGGGTGCTGATCTATGGGCAACTCGGCTTCCCTGCCCTGGGTATTGCGGGCGCCGCCATCGCCACGCTGATCTCCGGTGTGGTCAACCTGGGTTTTATCGTGGTGGCCTGCCTGTGGGATCGCAACCCTTATCTGTTCCGTTTCAGCGAGCATTTCCGCTGGAACAAGGCATTTTTAAAGCAGTTTTTCGCCAAAAGCTCGTTTATTGTGGGGAATGAGGCGGCCATGGGCGTGGGGAATATGATCTTAAACGCCATTATCGGCCGCCAGCCCGCTGCTGCTTTGGCCGCGTTGGCAGTGTTCCGGGTGGTGGAAGGGCTGGTCTTTGCCTTTTTCAGAGGATTTACCAGTGCTGCGGCCGTCATGGTCGGCAAACAGGTGGGCTCGGGCAACCATCTGCAGGGATATACTGATGCCAAACGGTTCGTGCTGCTCTGCCCAGCAGTGACGCTGCTGGTCTGCCTGCTCATCCAGCCCTTCCGCGCCGGTCTGCTGGGCCTTTTCAGCTTAAGCGGCGAGGCGCTCTACTACGGGATGAACATCCTGGCGATCTATACGGTATTCGCCACGCTGCGCTCATGCAACTGGATCTCTAACGATTGTTTCCGCGCCGGCGGCGATTCATCCTTTGGAACGATCTTGGAGATCGTCTGCCTATACTGCTTTACCCTGCCCGCGTTGGGGCTGGGCGCGGCGCTGCACCTCCCCTTTTTGGCGATGTACTGCCTGATGTATCTGGACGACGTGGTGCGGTTCGGCGTGGTGCTGTGGCGGGTCAATTCCGGGCGCTGGTTAAAACCCGTTACTGACGAAGGCCGCGCCGCCCTGCCGGACTTCCGGGCGCTGTTGGTAGCGCATGGGCATCGCTTAAGGAAGCGCGGTATTAAATAA
- a CDS encoding ABC transporter substrate-binding protein gives MSKRNSVVFCLLLVVAMAFSMVGCSSGPADSSASSAPSGDASTSAGTDNAEPVTLEFWDMAWGQAEKYPPAAEAIIEKYTSEVAPNVSINYTNLPWTSWFEQYSTAVASNGAPDVAIGGGFMPFQFAVNDEAADISWIVDEWKKEGTDDDFLEGMLDYYVYHDKVVGIPFNYDPRATYYRADMLEEKGLQCPTTYDEFISVTKQMTDRDKGIYGFAFGVVSDSAGPFSNYATGNGGMLYNEDGSANINNERNLQVMKFFRTLLDEGVLPEGIEGYSGPDAVKLFNANQAVFCYKGVGDYKNAVTTDGFTTDQVKIMPPLKSPSGVQKAQLCVNGYMVFEQSDQKQEAMKFLKWFSENSQDLWDSDKGAQDGFPARLSFMNELDEFQKDYRQEGITKILNNGITLCYPLLSGTPSASMAEGQKYDMILMQAALTMDEAGMKKTLEDLNTEFQQIIDEQD, from the coding sequence ATGTCAAAACGTAACTCTGTCGTCTTTTGTCTACTGTTGGTCGTGGCGATGGCATTCTCAATGGTAGGATGTTCTTCTGGGCCGGCAGACAGTTCTGCCAGTTCGGCTCCGTCGGGTGATGCGTCCACATCGGCCGGTACGGACAATGCTGAACCGGTAACCTTGGAGTTCTGGGATATGGCTTGGGGCCAGGCAGAAAAATATCCGCCGGCAGCCGAGGCCATCATTGAGAAGTATACCTCCGAGGTAGCGCCTAATGTTTCTATCAACTACACAAACTTACCCTGGACAAGCTGGTTTGAGCAGTATTCAACTGCTGTAGCCTCCAATGGTGCGCCTGATGTAGCCATCGGCGGCGGATTCATGCCATTCCAATTCGCGGTAAACGACGAAGCGGCCGATATCAGCTGGATCGTTGACGAGTGGAAAAAGGAAGGCACGGATGACGACTTCCTTGAGGGCATGCTGGATTATTATGTATACCATGATAAGGTAGTAGGCATCCCCTTTAACTACGACCCGCGTGCGACCTATTATCGTGCGGACATGCTGGAAGAAAAAGGCTTGCAGTGCCCCACTACTTATGATGAGTTCATTAGTGTGACAAAGCAGATGACGGATCGTGACAAGGGGATCTACGGGTTTGCGTTCGGAGTCGTTTCGGACTCTGCCGGACCGTTCAGCAACTATGCTACTGGCAACGGCGGTATGTTGTACAATGAAGATGGTTCCGCAAACATCAATAACGAACGTAACCTGCAGGTTATGAAATTTTTCCGCACTTTGCTGGATGAAGGCGTATTGCCCGAGGGTATTGAAGGGTATAGCGGACCGGATGCGGTGAAGCTGTTTAATGCCAACCAGGCGGTATTCTGCTACAAGGGCGTAGGTGACTATAAGAACGCCGTGACCACGGACGGATTCACGACGGATCAGGTCAAGATTATGCCTCCGTTGAAATCGCCCTCCGGCGTGCAGAAAGCTCAGCTTTGTGTGAATGGCTACATGGTCTTTGAACAGTCTGATCAGAAGCAGGAAGCGATGAAATTCCTGAAATGGTTCTCTGAGAACAGCCAGGATCTGTGGGATTCTGATAAAGGCGCCCAGGACGGTTTCCCGGCACGCCTGAGCTTTATGAATGAGCTGGATGAGTTCCAAAAGGATTATCGCCAGGAAGGGATCACCAAGATCCTCAACAATGGCATCACGCTGTGCTATCCTCTGCTGAGCGGTACGCCCAGTGCGTCCATGGCCGAAGGGCAGAAGTATGATATGATTCTCATGCAGGCTGCGCTGACGATGGATGAAGCGGGTATGAAAAAGACGCTGGAGGATTTGAATACCGAATTCCAGCAGATTATCGACGAGCAAGACTAA
- a CDS encoding SanA/YdcF family protein produces MALFKRKGIIRRLLGWILILVLILGGINLYVIFKVKGRIVPLEQAAGIKADCVLVLGAGVRGDGAPTPMLKDRLTQGIALYQVGASDRLLMSGDHGTPEYDEVNAMKQFAVDSGVPSEKVFMDHAGFSTYESVYRAQAVFQAKKVIIVSQGYHLYRALYVADALGLEAYGVTADLQPYQGQWARQGREALARVKDFFFGLFKPAPTYLGEAIPVSGNGDDTAG; encoded by the coding sequence ATGGCACTGTTCAAAAGAAAAGGGATCATTAGAAGGCTGCTGGGCTGGATTTTGATCTTGGTTCTGATCCTGGGCGGGATCAATTTATATGTGATTTTTAAAGTCAAAGGGCGCATCGTGCCGCTGGAACAGGCGGCCGGCATCAAGGCCGATTGCGTACTGGTGCTGGGCGCCGGCGTGCGGGGAGATGGAGCGCCTACTCCCATGCTGAAAGACCGGCTGACCCAGGGCATCGCTCTCTATCAGGTCGGCGCCAGCGACCGGCTGCTGATGAGCGGGGACCATGGCACCCCGGAGTACGACGAGGTAAACGCCATGAAACAGTTCGCCGTCGACAGCGGCGTCCCCTCGGAAAAGGTGTTTATGGACCATGCGGGCTTTTCAACCTATGAAAGCGTGTACCGCGCGCAGGCCGTATTCCAGGCCAAGAAGGTGATCATCGTATCCCAAGGCTATCACCTGTACCGGGCGCTGTACGTAGCCGACGCCCTGGGGCTGGAGGCCTATGGCGTAACAGCGGATCTGCAGCCTTACCAGGGGCAGTGGGCCCGCCAGGGGCGGGAGGCGCTTGCCCGGGTCAAAGACTTCTTCTTCGGCCTGTTCAAACCGGCGCCCACCTATCTGGGGGAGGCCATCCCCGTCAGCGGCAATGGGGACGATACCGCGGGATAG